A genomic window from bacterium includes:
- a CDS encoding ATP-binding protein: MSSKNNGVDVLRWDLPSDFRWLGVINAALQEIGQALDWDQAELNQISIASIEAVSNAIEHGNRFRSELRVGVELALSETRFCITVSDGGPGFPPERLRAPAPSPEDPAFLGARGRGIFIMREIMDAVRTRRDESGRFTIELEKAVSGGADH; the protein is encoded by the coding sequence ATGAGCAGCAAGAACAATGGCGTCGACGTGCTGCGCTGGGATCTGCCCAGCGACTTCCGCTGGCTCGGCGTCATCAATGCGGCCCTCCAGGAGATCGGCCAGGCGCTCGACTGGGACCAGGCGGAGCTGAACCAGATCTCGATCGCCAGCATCGAGGCGGTGAGCAACGCCATCGAGCATGGCAACCGCTTCCGCAGCGAGCTGCGCGTCGGCGTGGAGCTGGCGCTGAGCGAGACGCGCTTCTGCATCACGGTCAGCGACGGCGGCCCCGGCTTCCCGCCGGAGCGCCTGCGCGCGCCGGCGCCCTCGCCCGAGGATCCCGCGTTTCTCGGCGCCCGCGGGCGGGGCATCTTCATCATGCGGGAGATCATGGACGCCGTGCGCACGCGGCGCGATGAGAGCGGGCGCTTCACGATCGAGCTGGAGAAGGCCGTCAGCGGCGGCGCCGATCACTAG
- a CDS encoding STAS domain-containing protein, which translates to MKVKTREAGQVVVFEISGQVMGGPDADTFHELVKRHINEGKKQILINLGKVSWINSTGLGILIAGYTSVQDAGGQFKMANISGRIESILMVTKLAGIFETYETEEEALASFSS; encoded by the coding sequence ATGAAGGTCAAGACTCGCGAGGCGGGGCAGGTAGTGGTCTTCGAAATCAGCGGGCAGGTCATGGGCGGGCCCGATGCCGACACCTTCCACGAGTTGGTGAAGCGTCACATCAACGAGGGCAAGAAGCAGATCCTCATCAATCTGGGCAAGGTGAGCTGGATCAACAGCACGGGCCTGGGCATCCTCATCGCGGGCTACACCTCGGTGCAGGACGCCGGGGGGCAGTTCAAGATGGCGAACATCTCCGGGCGCATCGAGTCGATCCTCATGGTGACCAAGTTGGCCGGCATCTTCGAGACCTACGAAACCGAGGAAGAGGCCCTGGCGAGCTTCAGCTCGTGA